One Acanthopagrus latus isolate v.2019 chromosome 12, fAcaLat1.1, whole genome shotgun sequence genomic region harbors:
- the zgc:122979 gene encoding dnaJ homolog subfamily B member 5, whose product MVLIWTQFGVKHKNVNVKCKVRVMHRGDSSGSSSSAEGSKSEQDTPCLAIKPTGKDFYKVLGVTPESNEDEIKKAYRKMALKFHPDKNSDADAEDRFKEIAEAYEILTDPKKRSIYDQFGEEGLKNGVSMTGQGQGFRNHFHGDPHATFSTFFHGSDHFDIFFGSEPDEDDLFNPFRRFPFSHVNGSHDAGLRRGQRRLQGDEVVHDLLVTLEEVMHGCTKHVKITRSRLNPDSRSLRSEEKVLNVVVKKGWKAGTRITFPREGDETPNSTPADITFILRDKEHNQYKRDGSNIVFTAQITLKEALCGCTVNVPTLDNRMMPLPCSDVIKPGAVRRLRGEGLPLPKSPSQRGDLVVEFQVLFPDRIPPQSREIIKHSLAQC is encoded by the exons ATGGTTCTCATCTGGACTCAGTTCGGCGTGAAgcacaaaaatgtcaatgtcaagTGCAAAGTGCGGGTGATGCACAGAGGTGACAGCTCGGGCTCGTCTTCATCAGCG GAGGGCAGCAAGTCTGAGCAGGACACACCCTGCCTCGCCATCAAGCCCACGGGCAAGGACTTCTACAAAGTCCTGGGTGTCACCCCCGAGTCCAACGAGGACGAGATCAAGAAGGCCTACAGGAAGATGGCCCTCAAGTTCCACCCGGACAAGAACAGCGACGCCGACGCCGAGGACCGGTTCAAGGAGATCGCGGAGGCCTACGAGATCCTCACCGACCCCAAGAAGAGAAGCATATACGACCAGTTCGGAgaagaag gcCTTAAAAATGGGGTGTCAATGACGGGCCAGGGCCAGGGTTTCCGCAATCACTTCCACGGCGACCCCCACGCCACCTTCTCCACCTTCTTCCACGGCTCCGACCACTTCGACATCTTCTTCGGCTCCGAGCCCGACGAAGACGACCTCTTCAACCCCTTCAGGCGCTTCCCCTTCAGCCACGTGAACGGAAGCCACGACGCCGGCCTGCGGCGGGGCCAGCGGCGTCTGCAGGGCGACGAGGTGGTGCACGACCTGCTGGTGaccctggaggaggtgatgCACGGCTGCACCAAGCACGTCAAGATCACGCGCAGCCGCCTCAACCCCGACAGCCGCAGCCTGCGGTCCGAAGAGAAGGTGCTGAACGTGGTGGTGAAGAAGGGCTGGAAGGCGGGCACCAGGATCACCTTCCCCAGGGAGGGGGACGAGACGCCCAACAGCACCCCTGCCGACATCACCTTCATCCTCAGGGACAAGGAGCACAACCAGTACAAGAGAGACGGCTCCAACATCGTCTTCACCGCCCAGATCACCCTCAAAGAG GCTCTCTGCGGCTGCACAGTAAACGTCCCAACACTTGACAACCGCATGATGCCTCTGCCGTGCAGCGACGTCATCAAACCGGGTGCTGTCCGGCGGCTGCGGGGCGAGGGCCTGCCCCTGCCCAAGAGCCCGTCCCAGCGGGGCGACCTCGTGGTGGAGTTCCAGGTGCTGTTCCCCGACAGGATCCCACCACAGTCCCGAGAGATCATCAAGCACAGCCTGGCCCAGTGCTAG
- the LOC119030007 gene encoding urea transporter 1-like isoform X1, with protein MEESNQPSHVEAPARSCLLRAVCLLTGDMHVFREWMKRRVLVIQLLDWIFRGVAQVMFVNNPVSGLLITTGLFLQEPWWALNSLLGTVVSTVSAVLLGQNREAVSAGLYGYNGTLVGMLMAVFSTKGSWYWWLLLPNVFMSMLCPVVSSALSSVASKWDLPIFTLPFNILVCIHVAATGFDHPYFPKVDFRSNVHFRNDSSNSSDDSLNISQLFLSVPVGVGQVYGCDSPWTGGLILLALLLSSPTVCYHAMLGSAAGILSGLALAAPHEDIYSGLWGYNSALSCVAIGGVFYVITWQTHLLAVICAFFCAYTTAAISKLMSALALPACTWPFCLSTLIFLLISSEIPAICRLPLSAVSYPEENLRNQRHSRALEKAQHSQQSGGQEGARLRESAGPNVQLVVERGRQ; from the exons ATGGAAGAGAGCAACCAGCCCTCACATGTGGAAGCTCCAGCTCGCTCCTGTCTCCTCAGAgctgtctgtctcctcacagGGGACATGCATGTCTTCAGAGAATGGATGAAAC GACGGGTTTTGGTAATCCAGCTGCTGGACTGGATCTTCAGAGGAGTGGCCCAGGTCATGTTCGTCAACAACCCTGTCAGCGGGCTCCTCATCACGACCGGCCTCTTCCTGCAGGAGCCTTGGTGGGCTCTGAACAGCCTGCTGGGCACCGTCGTGTCCACCGTGTCTGCCGTCTTACTGGGACAAAACCG GGAGGCCGTATCAGCCGGTTTATATGGCTACAACGGAACCTTGGTGGGGATGCTGATGGCTGTTTTCTCAACCAAAGGGAGCTGGTactggtggctgctgctgccaaatGTGTTCATGTCCATGTTGTG CCCAGTGGTCTCCAGTGCTTTGTCCTCAGTTGCCAGCAAATGGGACCTCCCCATATTCACCCTGCCCTTTAATATTTTGGTGTGTATTCATGTCGCAGCTACAGGATTCGACCACCCTTACTTTCCAAAG GTGGATTTCAGGTCAAATGTGCACTTTCGTAACGACTCCAGCAACTCCAGTGACGACAGCCTCAATATCTCTCAG CTCTTCCTGTCAGTGCCAGTTGGTGTTGGCCAGGTGTACGGATGCGACAGTCCTTGGACAGGAGGTCTCATCCTTCTGGCCCTGCTGCTTTCCTCACCGACTGTCTGTTATCATGCCATGTTGGGCTCTGCTGCTGGCATCCTGTCTG GACTCGCTCTGGCAGCTCCTCACGAAGACATTTACTCAGGGCTGTGGGGATACAACAGCGCCCTGTCCTGCGTCGCCATCGGAGGGGTCTTCTATGTCATAACGTGGCAAACTCATCTGCTGGCTGTAATATGCG catttttctgcGCGTACACGACGGCGGCGATCTCAAAGCTGATGTCCGCG CTTGCATTACCAGCCTGCACGTGGCCTTTCTGCCTGTCgactctcatcttcctcctcatttcctccgAGATCCCGGCCATCTGCAGACTGCCTCTTTCAGCGGTCTCCTACCCCGAGGAGAATCTGCGCAACCAGAGACACTCACGGGCCCTGGAGAAGGCTCAGCACAGTCAGCAGAGCGGAGGCCAAGAAGGGGCCCGGCTGAGGGAGAGCGCGGGGCCAAACGTCCAGTTGGTGGTTGAGAGGGGACGGCAGTGA
- the LOC119030007 gene encoding urea transporter 2-like isoform X2, with protein MDETTGFGNPAAGLDLQRSGPGHVRQQPCQRAPHHDRPLPAGALVGSEQPAGHRRVHRVCRLTGTKPGGRISRFIWLQRNLGGDADGCFLNQRELVLVAAAAKCVHVHVVVDFRSNVHFRNDSSNSSDDSLNISQLFLSVPVGVGQVYGCDSPWTGGLILLALLLSSPTVCYHAMLGSAAGILSGLALAAPHEDIYSGLWGYNSALSCVAIGGVFYVITWQTHLLAVICAFFCAYTTAAISKLMSALALPACTWPFCLSTLIFLLISSEIPAICRLPLSAVSYPEENLRNQRHSRALEKAQHSQQSGGQEGARLRESAGPNVQLVVERGRQ; from the exons ATGGATGAAAC GACGGGTTTTGGTAATCCAGCTGCTGGACTGGATCTTCAGAGGAGTGGCCCAGGTCATGTTCGTCAACAACCCTGTCAGCGGGCTCCTCATCACGACCGGCCTCTTCCTGCAGGAGCCTTGGTGGGCTCTGAACAGCCTGCTGGGCACCGTCGTGTCCACCGTGTCTGCCGTCTTACTGGGACAAAACCG GGAGGCCGTATCAGCCGGTTTATATGGCTACAACGGAACCTTGGTGGGGATGCTGATGGCTGTTTTCTCAACCAAAGGGAGCTGGTactggtggctgctgctgccaaatGTGTTCATGTCCATGTTGTG GTGGATTTCAGGTCAAATGTGCACTTTCGTAACGACTCCAGCAACTCCAGTGACGACAGCCTCAATATCTCTCAG CTCTTCCTGTCAGTGCCAGTTGGTGTTGGCCAGGTGTACGGATGCGACAGTCCTTGGACAGGAGGTCTCATCCTTCTGGCCCTGCTGCTTTCCTCACCGACTGTCTGTTATCATGCCATGTTGGGCTCTGCTGCTGGCATCCTGTCTG GACTCGCTCTGGCAGCTCCTCACGAAGACATTTACTCAGGGCTGTGGGGATACAACAGCGCCCTGTCCTGCGTCGCCATCGGAGGGGTCTTCTATGTCATAACGTGGCAAACTCATCTGCTGGCTGTAATATGCG catttttctgcGCGTACACGACGGCGGCGATCTCAAAGCTGATGTCCGCG CTTGCATTACCAGCCTGCACGTGGCCTTTCTGCCTGTCgactctcatcttcctcctcatttcctccgAGATCCCGGCCATCTGCAGACTGCCTCTTTCAGCGGTCTCCTACCCCGAGGAGAATCTGCGCAACCAGAGACACTCACGGGCCCTGGAGAAGGCTCAGCACAGTCAGCAGAGCGGAGGCCAAGAAGGGGCCCGGCTGAGGGAGAGCGCGGGGCCAAACGTCCAGTTGGTGGTTGAGAGGGGACGGCAGTGA
- the hwa gene encoding protein huluwa, producing MSQTGQTTASDLTEGYPATTLTVVVLLLIPCVVILLLLNCLFLGYKLLVLSKRRRLKREDTEELLLQSTLRRVRRLSDVAFPPLQDGRRAYVSLSEPVLPHPVTSSRASSRERAGVDHGFRLLRPDGATGSGSLRAPSTIRATSPAARFSPRLDLASGSRTYGVSKASGWCQSAPVLPQSSDSEAEIRVNLVPPNSPAHESNQGGQSHRSSTYKMLTDVLPGVAVHVFDKADMECEYANPPSEASCPNTSAVGSGLDSDFGASAGVSLRILSADSDGLSNGVLSSALEWDYYDPCYVKQNNVPKHKHHRPAVHTKQYWV from the exons ATGTCGCAGACAGGTCAGACTACAGCATCCGATCTGACCGAAGGGTACCCCGCGACAACCCTGACCGTGGTGGTCCTGCTGCTGATCCCCTGTGTggtcatcctgctgctgctcaactGTCTGTTCCTGGGCTACAAGCTGCTGGTCCTGTCAAAGAGGCGCAGACTGAAGCGGGAGGACacggaggagctgctgctccagTCCACCCTGCGCAGGGTCAGGAGGCTGTCCGACGTGGCCTTCCCTCCTCTGCAGGACGGGAGGAGAGCCTACGTGTCCCTGTCGGAGCCCGTCCTGCCCCATCCCGTCACCTCCTCCCGGGCGTCATCCAGGGAGAGGGCCGGGGTGGATCACGGGTTCCGGCTCCTGAGGCCGGACGGCGCCACCGGCTCGGGGTCCCTGAGGGCGCCGAGCACCATCCGGGCCACGTCTCCCGCGGCCCGGTTCAGCCCGAGACTCGACCTGGCCTCCGGCTCGCGGACATACGGCGTCAGCAAAGCGTCAGGCTGGTGCCAGAGCGCACCGGTCCTACCGCAGTCCAGTGACTCAGAGGCGGAGATCAGAGTGAACCTGGTTCCGCCGAACTCTCCAGCG CATGAGTCAAACCAGGGGGGTCAAAGTCATCGCAGCAGCACTTACAAGATGCTGACAGATGTGTTACCAGGTGTTGCAGTGCACGTGTTTGACAAAGCAGACATGGAGTGCGAGTACGCCAACCCACCTTCAGAGGCGTCCTGCCCTAACACATCTGCCGTGGGCTCCGGACTGGACAGCGACTTTGGTGCAAGTGCAG GCGTGTCCCTGCGGATTCTGTCAGCAGACAGCGACGGTCTGTCCAACGGCGTCCTGTCTTCAGCGTTGGAGTGGGATTATTATGACCCGTGCTACGTCAAACAGAACAATGTCCCCAAACATAAACACCACAGACCGGCAGTGCACACCAAACAGTACTGGGTGTAA